Within the Eleginops maclovinus isolate JMC-PN-2008 ecotype Puerto Natales chromosome 5, JC_Emac_rtc_rv5, whole genome shotgun sequence genome, the region gttgTGTGGAAATACTGCGTTCCTAAAACAGGTTTGTAActaaatgtatatacatatagtAATAACAGACAGTGTTTATAACCTTTGACTATTTGAGCATTATAATATTGAAGCCCATTTTTGCCAATATGATGTGCTGGAACGTGGAACTTATTATTActtagtaaaaataaataaataatatattctataataataaaaatttGGTTTCAAGAAAGTTCAAATTAGTGGAGATATTTGAAAACTCATTCTTTTTCAAACTATTTGATTTCTATAAAACACTCCACAACAGTTtgaataatataaacattttgcaAATCATCCAAAAATAGTTTTGGGATTTTCTGTACCAATTTCAACCACATCCAGTGAAAAATAAGTCGCTGGTGAGACTTACAATACACTTCTGAACATCACACTcttacattcattatttaaaatatatctttaaagaAAATTCACAAGTTGAACAGAGAGCTCTTGGTGAATTGGTATAGAATGACCCAATGAAGAAATGAATCATGTTTTTTGGTAGAAGTCAAAAGAAATATTCTTACGTCTACTATTACTACTTAAAATATGCTGTTTTAATATTGAGTAGAGCTTCACCGATTAGTCGACTTAGTGTTAAATTGATAATAAAGGgcaaatattttgatattttattaaaagttatttattaaaagttgtttttttaggcaaacatggcagaaaacgccgtttttaagcattttaaataatgagatttttctctgtttaataTCATATTAATATCTTTGggctaaaataataataataataataataataataataataataataataataataataataatataataatattattataataataataataaataggcatttaaagacatcaccttggactttgagaaactgcaATCGACATGTTTCACTATATTCCAATATCTTTTATAGTCTAAACGATTATTGAAGAAGAATTTAGGTAGTTATTTGATGATAAGAATAATTGTTGGTTGCAGGTAATATAAAGTATATTAGATGCTGTATTAGAAAATTGAATATGCCATATGGATGCCTTTTACTGAAGTCTAAACATGTATATGAgcctgaaatgaaaataaaattaagAGACAACACCTTATAATTTCTTCTTGTTTGCTGagctttattcttcttttatatatcaatttaacaacaacattggGAATTCAATGCACAGATTATCTTTATTCACAGAGACACTAGCTCTGCTGTTGTACAGTAGATTTATCCCCCAGCCGCTTGCTGAAGTCCAACATCAGATCGTGTAAGTGTGTTCTGATGGTGCTTAACTGCTCTCTCCTGGTCTTCAGGTGGTTCAACATGGCGCTTATGGACTCCAGCAGAGTACCGTCACTGTCCTGACAGTCCTGGATCATCTGAAAATCCGCTCTCCATGCTTCCTGTAAGCGCTCAAACAAGACCTTTGTGTTCCGCTGGAACCGGTGAACCTCCTGCCGGTATTGCTCTTTGTCCTCCCTAGCTCTGGTGACATGCTCTGTCATCTGCTGGATAGCGAGGTGCAGCCGGCTGTTCTCCATGCTGACCTGCTGCAGTTTCACGCTATTGTCGTAGACGCTTATCTCCACAGCTCTCATCTCTGAGGCCTGTGTTCCGAGCATGTCCATGTAGCTCCTTCTCATCTCCTCCAGCTCAGCCTTCGTCTCCTTTTTGGGCTGCAGCAGGGAGCCGGTTTCCTCGCCCAGCTTCTGGATTGCCAGCTCCAGctcactcctcttcctcctcagctcgGAGGTCAGCATTTTCAGCCTCTGGTGCCTGGAATGCTCTTCATCTGACTTCACCTCCACGTCCTTCAACAGCTCGtctttctcctccacctccctctgcttctcctcATGGCTCATGGTGAGAGTTGCTACCTCCATGATGCACTGCTCTATTTCCTCATGGCATTTAGTCTCTTTTTGTCTGAACTCCACCTCACATTGTGTCATGTGGCTCATAAGCAAGTCAGCATTTGCGCTTTTGGGGTGGCGCTTTTGGAGCGCAGCCTCCTCTTGTCGGAGCTCCTGGTATCTCCTCCTGGTGTTGCTGATGTCTGAGTTCATCTTTGCCACATGTTCCTCCTGCTTCGCCTGCATCTCATCCAAGAGACTCATCAGCCGCCTCTTTTCGTCCTCGTAATGTTCGACGTTCTTCTTCTCAGTATCCACGTTGTCGCACAACTCTTCCTGATTCCTCTCAAACACGCGCTTTGTGATCGTGTCCGTTTCCAGGAGTTCTAGGATCTGCTTGTCCATCTCTTTGATCTCCTTGCTGTGTTTGACCACGGAGGCTATGcgctcctccagctgcagcctGGATCTCTCCAGCTGCTGCGACACGTGGAAGTGCTCAGCCCTCACTTCATTCTCTTCTTTGCGATGATGCTTGAATATCTCATAGATTTGAGCCAGGGATTCTTGACAGATCAACCTGGATTCTCGACCCTTCTCCATTTTACCTTCCACTGTGGATATTTCCTCTTTAAGACCCTGGACAGCGTTGCTAAAGGCTTCTCCTAACTCAAGCAACTCCTTCTTCAGCGTTTCTCTCTGTTGCCTCAACTCTTGATGCTTTTGGCTTTCCCCCTGCAGCTGTTTCTCGTTCTGGCACCGAGATGCTTCCAGTCTTCGTAAGTTGCCCTCCAGCTTGGACAGGTTAATCATGAGCTCACCCAGATGATTGTGGGTTTCTTGTTTCCGGTCATTAAATCCGTCCAACtttcttctgctcctcctgaTCACCTGCTTCTGCCGTTTCATTTTCTCCTCAACCTGGTCCACCTCTGTGGACAACTTGCCTTTTTTCACAGAGAAGGACTCCATCTCCAGCACCATCTTCTGCTGCAGTGTTATTTTGTCCTGTACGACAGCAGCAATGCAGGACTTCAGATCCTCTATCCAATCACGTGTTCGATCCAACTGCATCTGCAGCCCATACTTTAGGGTGATTTGATCATTCTGAGCTGCTATGATGTCTTCGTGCCCAGCCTTCACTTGCTCTCGCTCTGGGTGCAGTGCTTTGTTCTGGCTCAAGAggacttcctgtctcttctcTGTGACTTCCTGTAGTTGAGAAACTGATTTGAGGTCTTTGTGCAGCTGCTCTATCTGCTTAGCGTTAGATGCCCGGGCTGCTGCTAGATCAGCCACCAGTTGCTGTCTCATTCGTTCTCTTATCTTGTTAATTTGGTGCCTTAACTTGCTGTTTTCTATGGTTTCAACTTCTAAATGTTCATGAGTGGCACGACGGTCAGCTTCCAGTTCAGTGATAGCCGCCGTTATCTCCCTCAGGTTGCTGCTGGCTTCAGGTAAGAAAGGTACTCTCTCCTCTTTCAGCTGTTTGTCCAGCTCCTTTAAATGCTCCAGAGCCACCATGACGGCAGGGAAGTCGGGAACCAGGCAAGAAGCCATTTTTGTTGTATGTGTGCTCACGCTCAATGCTATGTCTGCAGATTAAAGTTCAGTTTCTATCACCGATAACTTGTGATTGGGGTTGCCATGGCAACCCCTACCCCACCACGAAGAAGACAGCTACGGCAAGTCCGAAGGGCCATGATGCTGTTAGCAGTGCCGGCTAACTGTCTGAACGTGGAAATAACAACAAGTATTCTCAGCCCCTAAAAGCTTAATTTACTGCAAGAAACTAACGTGACGTAGAGATAAAGCTATAACGTAGGATAAAGTCCAGTGAGCTTCGCATTTGATCATGTGTGGTCATAGCAAAGAGCGACTTCTGGTCATAGCCAAGAGCGACTTCTGGCCTGAACATACCAACACAAAGCGAGTTTAGTGCTTACCTGATTTGCAGCAAACACCGAGCTGGCCTTTGTAAAGAACCTCGGCTTTCCAGATGTGTGTATTACTTGAAAACAGAAATCAGACTCCTCACATCTCCATGAACTCATCCGGTATGATCAACGCCAAACTGTAGATGGCAGCAGCAGGAAAACGAGCACGTGTTGCCAGATTTCGAGATTTCacgtcagaatcagaatacctttaacaGTCCCACCgaggggaaatttgcattgttaaagcaaaaagagccagagacagcttaatgttactCCCAAGAtactgaaaaaatatatatacaagaatcacacaatagcaaaatacacaacaataaaagTATAGCAATCAGTAGTGGTGGAAAGCAACTTAGTATATTTAGttaatgtacttaagtacagttctGAGGCACTTGAAGTTTACTTaagcatttccatttcctgcaaCATACCCTACCTGTATTCCTACATTTCAACGGGTAATAATTGAATTACTTTGTACTAGTACTAAGACATATTGGTATAGATTAACTTAAAACCATTTTTGAAGTGATATGTGATTAGAAACAATCAGCTGCTACTACTATAAATAATGCAATATAATACATATCATTATTAGATGGTATATTCTTCATAATGAGTAAGTCATTGCCATACTGAGTCTGAGTATGAAGTTTGTGAGGTCTATTGACAACAGAACCTGGCAACCCTGACATGTCGCAGTATGTTGTCGTCGGTCTACCGAAAAAGACGTAGAAAGCATAGAAATAGAGCAGGTAGAAGACGTGATACCAATTCAATTTATGTCAtcctatgttgtttttttattttttttaattattttattttataaaagccACTGAAAGTGAATTTGTGTTTGACGGTGGTTAGCATCTGTGCATGTCACAAAACATAATACGAAGATAGAAAATGTATCCACTTTAAGACCCACAATTTCATTCTATTTGCACATGCATGGTATTTTCCCGGTAACGTCCGTTCTATTCAGCCTAACTCTGTTGGCAGTGCTGCAACAAGCAGCAATCCATCCGCCAGCCTCAGCCTGCAGAAAAAACAGAGAAGGATCAGCCAAACATGGATCTCATCTGTAAACCAAGAAGCAAGTCAGTCGTGTGGATGTACTTCGGCTTGAAAGCAGATGAAAGGGGACAGCCGTTGAATTCCGGCGAGGCTATTTGTCGTCTATGCCGAAAAATAGTCCTTGCAAAAGGTGGAAATACCACGAATTTGAGAAGTCACCTAAAGCGTCGACATCGTGCTGATTTTTTGGAGACTCCTTCTTCCACGACCTCCGGACCTTTGTTTGAGCCTCAAGGTATACCACATGCAAAGCTTTTACTGCAAAAACAATGTATCTACAGAGTACATCACATTTCGTTATTCTTGCATTAGACACTGATTATTTCATCCATTCCCTTTAAACGAACAAAACACAATTGCATAGGTGCATTGGTGTGGGGTTTAAAGATGCATTGTAGTTGATGCAGATAAAGGTTCGACCACGTGGGAGCACAGATCATGTTATAAATTAAAGCAATAACTCAACCGACCCATGTCaatgtattaaatgtgttaCTTCATTGAATGCAACACTTACTTCTGAACATGCAGTGAGATTGTATCAGACATAACAGCGTCGGTTAAGTCACACCAACCCGCAAGTTTTCGTAAGAAGAACAGTTCATTAATTACTAAATGTCGGGTTATTTCATACATAAAGTAAGTTCCATGTCACATTAAGGGACGCTAGATTTTATTTTCGCCGTGTAGCAGTGTGATTATAAACAAACATCTGTTAACCTTCCAAATATACGTGTACGCATGCGCAGAGGGAACACGACCCCAGTGCTTAAAGTCTGTTTTACGGCAGTCAGTTTTAAGCTGTTGTTGCTATGGCATCAACTACATTAACTAAATCCGTTGTAAACTAAGGAGCCAAGGGGAACATCTGGgaatattttgttatttaaaatattattccTGGATTGGTCGATATGTTGCCTCGCTGTTCTGATATCCTGCAATAAACAACCGTCCTGGAGTTGGTGCAGCGACTCAGAGCCGCCATCTTTTATCGTTCTGTTATTCCGTCTCTTCAAAACAAGCTGATAATGACTGTGCTATAATCGCGGTATTGCATTGGAACCTGACTAGTTCAACTGTACCACTCCGCGCGTTGTTAACATGGTCAAATCCTAATAACGCCTCGttttacataaaaatataaacattgatAGCTGATTCAGCTAACGGCTAACACTATGAATGCTGACCTGAAGGATTCCTGTGAAACAATGGATTTGTTTCAAGTGGACACCAAAGAGGAGATCATTGTGAAAGAAGAATATgagtcagaggaagaggaaggaagaagaggaagagtgtgtgCTAAATCCTGCTGAGATTTCTAGACAAGTAATGCTGTTAGATTTGGAACTGGATGAACTTGAAGAAAGCAGGGGTGAAATAAGTAAGCTTGCACAGAAGCAGACACGATGGGCTATGAGCTCCTTCACTTGCTGGTTGGAGTCCCAGGGGCTGCAGGTGGACCTGGCTGTAGTGCTGAAGACCGAGCTGAACACTCTGCTGAGGAGATATTACGGATCAGTACGAAACAGCAAAGGAGAGCTGTATGGGATTCCTAGTTACCTCGCCCTTAGAGCCGGACTCAACCGCTACTTCAAAATTCCTCCTCTTAACCGCCCTGTAAACATAATGAGAGATGTTGAGTTCACCTCAGCAAACAAGGTGTTCCTGGGCGTCCTGAGGAAAATAAGGAAGTCCGGTCTAGACATGTCTTCATCCCATCCGGCGCTGTCCCCTGATGACATCCTCATCCTCAGACGCTCAAAAGCTATGGACTCCAGCACTCCAAAGGGACTCCTGAACAAAGTCTGGTTTGATATTCAGGTACATTTCGGCCGCAGAGGGAAACAAGCCAACAGGAAGCTGAGAAAAGATTCATTTGTACTCCAGCAAGATGGGAAAGGACTCCGATATCTCACTTTATCCCTAGCAGAAGATGCGAAAACTCTTAACGAGAAGGAAAAGAGCTCTATGTTTGAGAAGCCGGGCAACAAATACTGTCCTGTGACTTCTCTTTTAAAGTATATCAGCATGCTCCCATCCAAAGCCACCGCCTTTTACTTGCAGCCTAAGAAAGAACATACAGATCAGATTTGGTACAGCCACCTCCCCCTAGGAGCCAATACTCTAGGTGCAATGTTGTCCCGCATGTCCAAAGAAGCATGCACGTCAACTGTCTACACCAATCACTGCATCAGCACCACACCGTTTCAAGTACTGTGTGAAGCAGAAATGGAGGCGGGATCAATTATTCCTGTTATTCTACAAACTACCGTGCAAAGGTAGGATACGTTCATTAACCTGATGATGATTTCATCTATATGTTCCCCAGAAGAGCTACTGAAATAAcctcaaaatataatttttctTATAACAGGGCTGAAATCACAATCCAAGTTCACCAGGCGCCAGCCCCCGGGGACCATAAGCCGCTGAGGAAGATATTGCCGAAGATCGATTCAAACTGCCCAGCAGGATTGCCACTAGATAAGGGGGCACCTTTAACAGAAGATCTGTCAAATTCTGCACCACTGCCGCCAagtattcaatattttaataaatacagtctGTGTGAAACATTCAGATAAATATCCCATTGATTCACACTGAGGCTGCACACAAGGCGCTCGAGAAACACATTGCTCTTGGGTGGGGGAATGAAATAAAAGGATCAAAACAAACTTAAAGCCTCTGTCTTTGCaataaatatcccaaaatatTGCGTACCACTACCTGCTATAATGTAGTAAAGTAACATCACATTCTTATGCTGTAacatcctctctctttcctaGTGTTGCATTATTCCGTAAACGTTGTAACCAATACAAAACAGGCTCCTTGAAAATGTAGCCCTCCTCCgtgtttttaataacattaaCTTAACTATTTCTCTGCTTGTTTGCGTCTTCAGGTTTGGATTTAAACAATGAAGAGTTCTTTGAGGATTTTCCGTTGCTTCACAGTTCTTCAAATTCCAACTATGTCCCGGACGCCGTGCTGCCTCCTGGGGAGCCTTGGCTTAATGGCGGCCCCTCCCGGGCAGTGCTGTCGCTGCCCTCCTGCCTCTGCCTGTGCGAGAACACCGCATCTTGGACGTCTGTTCCTGGATCTGCCGGCAAAGAGCAGATGGAAGAGATCAAAGTGTACGCCAAGTGTCACCTTCAGAAGGGAGTCATGTTTGGGCCGTTCGTAGGAGAAGTGTGCAAAGGACAAATGCCGACCAACCTCAAATACGCCTGGGCTGTGAGTAAACGCTTTTTAAGATGCAGTCCCAATTAAAATCCACTTAAATGGAATTTGTGTGTCGATAACCACCAGGAGTGTTTACAGAATTGGTCACTGAAATAGTTTGTCCCTTTTCCAGATCCGGGATGATGCCTCCTTTGTGTACATCGATGCATCTGATGAAAGCAAGTCTAATTGGATGAGGTGAGCAGTTTCAAGTAAAGTTTATCTCTTAAAAAGTAGTTTCTTGTCTCttttgttgtattattgttttctaaTAACCCAGTTGATGTCTACGTTTACATGCAAACTCACACTACCTAACAGAAGTTGGATACGTAGATATAATTTAggttttaagacatttttagaaTCTTAATTGGTCCATACAGATGCCCTTTTACAGTCAGCTCAGTGTGTTCTATTCAAACCAACTACAGACGCATGCCCCCCCAAAAACCCACATTTCTGTTTGGAAGGAGAAACACACTTAGGAGCTTTGATGAATTATTGGTTGTGAAGAGATTTGTTAATATAAATTCAAGAATGTGGTTGAAGGAATGAACATTAGCACACTTTATGTACATTGTGTAGATATCTTTCAATgtcaatatgtatatattttttattagcTATGTTAACAACTTGAGTAATATTGCTTTTTTGTAATAACAGCAAAAACCTAAATATTTAGTCCAACTATACCCTTTTaaatcagagtgtgtgtctgccagaGATTAGCTCTCACTTCATGTTTGCTCTTTATTTCAGGTATGTAACATATACCGGCAGTGAGGAGGAACACAACCTGGTCATCTTCCAGTTCTACCGCCACATCTACTACAGGGTTTCCCAGCCAATCACGGAGGGAGCAGAGCTCAAGGTCTGGATCGGAAAGGACTATGCCACCCTGCTGGGCCTCGGGACGGGTGAGTTCCACATACCACAGTATTTTCAACTGACAACAGAGCCAAATTGAACTGTAATTATAAATCTTAAAGTGTTGATAAATACTACACCTCCAAAATGGGCAGTTGTATATCAATTACTCACCCTGTAAAACCTTAATATTTTTGTGCCTGCTTCCAATACGAGCAAAAAATCCAAAATTCAGAAAATGCTCCAAGTACAATGGGgcacatttaacaacaaaaatatattaaaatatccTTATACACACTCACAGTAAAATCCAAGCAGTTCAATCCAAGTctcatttatataaaacaaatctgttgTAAGAAAAGCACATAAAAGTCTCACATTTCTCAAAAATATCAGATTAAATGACAAGAATTCTCTTTACTGTGAAAGGTATTTCTATCCCCCAGGGGTATTAAAAAATGAGGTTTACCATTTGGTACATACTGTACaacaattatttatatatttaataaacagaaaaacatgctgTATTGTGATAAAATAACGTATATTGATAAAGTTTTCTGTTGTTAAACACAGGCCCCTATTTACTTTAGTTgctttaaaactgaaaatgtagcTTGCTAAAATTGGCCAGCATcttctgcttgtgtttgtgttcggTGGACCTAGGTGACAACGTGAAATGTGAAGTTGGAGACAAAGAAACAATCCTGCGCCTTCTGCAAGACATCCAGCTGGTCACCCTGCCAGAACCCAGCAGCTCCTCCCTTTGGTCCGacaacagccaatcacagagcccAATGCTGTTCATGAGTGACGTGGCGACCATGTCAAACCCAGACGCAGCCAGTGATTCAACGTGTGGCCCCTCTCTGATCTCCCTCCCCTCTCCGTGCTTTGATAAGCTGTACGATTTCATGCCTGGGACTGATAAACTGCTGAGTAACCCGAACACCACACAGAACAGCC harbors:
- the LOC134864495 gene encoding coiled-coil domain-containing protein 175-like produces the protein MASCLVPDFPAVMVALEHLKELDKQLKEERVPFLPEASSNLREITAAITELEADRRATHEHLEVETIENSKLRHQINKIRERMRQQLVADLAAARASNAKQIEQLHKDLKSVSQLQEVTEKRQEVLLSQNKALHPEREQVKAGHEDIIAAQNDQITLKYGLQMQLDRTRDWIEDLKSCIAAVVQDKITLQQKMVLEMESFSVKKGKLSTEVDQVEEKMKRQKQVIRRSRRKLDGFNDRKQETHNHLGELMINLSKLEGNLRRLEASRCQNEKQLQGESQKHQELRQQRETLKKELLELGEAFSNAVQGLKEEISTVEGKMEKGRESRLICQESLAQIYEIFKHHRKEENEVRAEHFHVSQQLERSRLQLEERIASVVKHSKEIKEMDKQILELLETDTITKRVFERNQEELCDNVDTEKKNVEHYEDEKRRLMSLLDEMQAKQEEHVAKMNSDISNTRRRYQELRQEEAALQKRHPKSANADLLMSHMTQCEVEFRQKETKCHEEIEQCIMEVATLTMSHEEKQREVEEKDELLKDVEVKSDEEHSRHQRLKMLTSELRRKRSELELAIQKLGEETGSLLQPKKETKAELEEMRRSYMDMLGTQASEMRAVEISVYDNSVKLQQVSMENSRLHLAIQQMTEHVTRAREDKEQYRQEVHRFQRNTKVLFERLQEAWRADFQMIQDCQDSDGTLLESISAMLNHLKTRREQLSTIRTHLHDLMLDFSKRLGDKSTVQQQS
- the LOC134864489 gene encoding uncharacterized protein LOC134864489 isoform X1: MSQRKRKEEEEECVLNPAEISRQVMLLDLELDELEESRGEISKLAQKQTRWAMSSFTCWLESQGLQVDLAVVLKTELNTLLRRYYGSVRNSKGELYGIPSYLALRAGLNRYFKIPPLNRPVNIMRDVEFTSANKVFLGVLRKIRKSGLDMSSSHPALSPDDILILRRSKAMDSSTPKGLLNKVWFDIQVHFGRRGKQANRKLRKDSFVLQQDGKGLRYLTLSLAEDAKTLNEKEKSSMFEKPGNKYCPVTSLLKYISMLPSKATAFYLQPKKEHTDQIWYSHLPLGANTLGAMLSRMSKEACTSTVYTNHCISTTPFQVLCEAEMEAGSIIPVILQTTVQRAEITIQVHQAPAPGDHKPLRKILPKIDSNCPAGLPLDKGAPLTEDLSNSAPLPPSLDLNNEEFFEDFPLLHSSSNSNYVPDAVLPPGEPWLNGGPSRAVLSLPSCLCLCENTASWTSVPGSAGKEQMEEIKVYAKCHLQKGVMFGPFVGEVCKGQMPTNLKYAWAIRDDASFVYIDASDESKSNWMRYVTYTGSEEEHNLVIFQFYRHIYYRVSQPITEGAELKVWIGKDYATLLGLGTGDNVKCEVGDKETILRLLQDIQLVTLPEPSSSSLWSDNSQSQSPMLFMSDVATMSNPDAASDSTCGPSLISLPSPCFDKLYDFMPGTDKLLSNPNTTQNSPWFFFGFEPDPTGRPLDRSTGVCKLCWDHVGCGGGPTDLQNHLINKHHIKTRDANKDRSHLCTGQQRPQPVMLNSGLVSTLPLVSPAHVTNAIVNFLIKDLQPPTLVEGDGFKQLMHILLPTYKELLSPPHLEHLLKEQHSKGKTSLALMLSNRMVSGDNEEIPDYTAPLEFESRRRGRPPNQPREVPHFVTLSVDVWFHHWQGNPERYLTLWAHYIDCRFSFQNLALATQRLTESSGENLCEVESQGKVMAQEWGISKPYLVLLGGEGRNKMRPVKREKGAEAAGSVPHPISTTFLEREDSVSPQEPPGHSTEGLPSVPCFFSAVQGCIEEVMSHPIISKTLGQFQMIFATLFLPPTQNRTSYEHHIQSLSQSLTREEHVELKSWTHCRPTWNKLYILLSTLVKYKSLFYDMMKRLKASRKKTPAQNLVCSAAATPTPPPTHHLCTLNGRFWRTFVWSSNLWTWRVGLWPRRRYPDCPSSSLSSRACSPATSCCCRGSRHQS